In Methylacidiphilum infernorum V4, a single window of DNA contains:
- the lepB gene encoding signal peptidase I produces MSFLFLKNRDLNRKKNKKIALQFLKDFRRKLHYRRDLLDEAKVKKILDYLQKLESAIRSPQQNLEAVLNDGEKLYRSIFTESKWSGFKENIEVLFVALVVALAIRAYFLQPFKIPTDSMKPTLYGIQVSARNEQPPHLLRRILDFCILGKSYHNLSLKRGGILEKIEGKKFLFFEYSKLTFESGESAVLWTSPHLLEYKLGIRPGMTFEPKMNVLNFEVETGDQVLVNKFIYHFRFPKRGEVIVFKTTGIEGIESNLRLQGIEGSQYYIKRCVGIAGDVLQIRPPYLSINGSITAPNPMMAKIESQKEGYQGYVILPNQQYLVDPSETYTVPPLSLWAMGDNSPDSLDSRFWGPVPMQNIVGTGFIVYWPFSKRWGIIR; encoded by the coding sequence ATGAGCTTTTTGTTTCTCAAGAACAGAGATCTTAATAGAAAAAAAAATAAAAAAATCGCCCTCCAGTTTTTGAAGGATTTTCGAAGAAAACTGCATTATCGCAGGGATTTGCTTGACGAAGCCAAGGTCAAAAAAATCCTCGATTATCTTCAAAAACTTGAATCGGCGATCCGCAGCCCACAACAAAACCTGGAAGCCGTTCTCAACGATGGTGAAAAGTTATACCGATCGATTTTTACTGAATCGAAATGGTCTGGATTTAAAGAAAATATAGAAGTGCTGTTTGTAGCCTTGGTCGTAGCCCTTGCCATCAGGGCCTATTTTCTGCAGCCCTTTAAAATCCCTACCGATTCCATGAAACCCACCCTCTACGGGATCCAAGTTAGCGCAAGGAATGAACAGCCCCCCCATCTGCTGCGGAGAATTTTAGACTTTTGCATCCTCGGAAAAAGCTACCACAACCTTTCTTTAAAACGAGGAGGAATTCTCGAAAAAATTGAAGGTAAAAAATTCCTCTTTTTTGAATATTCAAAACTGACTTTTGAGAGTGGTGAAAGCGCTGTTCTTTGGACGAGTCCTCACCTGCTCGAGTACAAGCTCGGAATTCGCCCGGGTATGACCTTTGAACCCAAAATGAATGTTCTGAACTTCGAGGTAGAAACGGGAGATCAAGTCCTCGTTAACAAATTCATTTATCATTTTCGATTTCCAAAAAGGGGAGAAGTCATAGTCTTTAAGACCACGGGGATAGAAGGGATCGAATCCAATCTCCGGCTTCAAGGAATAGAAGGTTCTCAGTACTATATTAAAAGATGCGTGGGCATTGCCGGAGACGTCCTTCAAATCAGGCCTCCCTACTTGTCGATCAATGGTTCCATAACAGCTCCCAACCCGATGATGGCTAAAATCGAGTCACAAAAAGAGGGCTACCAGGGTTATGTCATTTTACCCAATCAACAATACTTGGTCGATCCCAGTGAAACCTATACCGTCCCCCCTCTAAGTCTTTGGGCAATGGGAGATAACAGTCCGGATAGCCTAGACAGTCGGTTTTGGGGACCCGTTCCAATGCAAAATATAGTCGGAACGGGGTTTATCGTTTACTGGCCCTTCAGCAAAAGATGGGGAATCATCCGTTAA
- the lepA gene encoding translation elongation factor 4, whose translation MEKFPRERIRNFCIIAHVDHGKTTLSDRLLQMTGTVAENKMKEQLLDSMDLERERGITIKAHPVSMIYFFPEDKTHYQLNLIDTPGHVDFSYEVSRSLSACEGALLVIDATQGIQAQTVSNVFLAEKHNLVLIPIINKIDLPTANVDLVKKQLEEILAIPADEAIAASAKECIGIDKIFKAIIQKIPPPASFPDETLRALIFDSVYDPYKGVILYVRLFSGKIKKGDKILLLSTSKTYEVKEVGIFCPKMVPEEVLYEGNSGYIIANIKNPSEIKIGDTITWEVGGTTSPLPGFQEISPMVFSGIYPLNSSEFEKLKNAIQKLQINDPAITISQESSVALGSGFRCGFLGLLHMEIVQERLRREYGVDILTTYPSVVYKVTLRSGEIIEVDNPAKLPDPSTIEHIAEPYVQAYLIVPSENIGEIMQLISEKRGSCETTETLDQNKVIMHCLFPLNEILVDFNDKLKSITHGYGSMDYKPADYRISDLVKLDILVNGEPIEALSCIVHSSKAESRGRSIIQKLKESIPRHLFKIALQAAVGSKILAREDIGAIGKNVTAKCYGGDITRKRKLLEKQKEGKKRMKTFGKVDIPQEAFLEILKTDTKQL comes from the coding sequence ATGGAAAAATTCCCTAGAGAAAGAATCAGGAACTTCTGTATCATCGCCCATGTTGATCATGGGAAAACGACTCTTTCGGACAGGCTTCTGCAAATGACGGGAACGGTCGCCGAAAACAAGATGAAAGAACAGTTGCTGGATTCCATGGATCTTGAAAGGGAAAGGGGTATTACCATCAAAGCCCATCCCGTAAGCATGATCTATTTTTTCCCTGAGGATAAAACCCATTACCAGCTTAACTTGATCGATACTCCTGGGCATGTTGATTTTTCTTACGAAGTTTCCCGGAGCCTCTCCGCATGCGAAGGGGCGCTTTTGGTCATCGATGCCACGCAAGGAATTCAGGCACAAACCGTCTCTAACGTGTTTCTTGCCGAAAAACACAACCTTGTTCTTATCCCCATCATTAACAAGATCGATCTTCCCACGGCTAATGTCGATCTGGTAAAAAAACAACTCGAAGAGATACTGGCTATTCCTGCAGATGAAGCGATAGCCGCAAGTGCAAAAGAATGCATAGGTATCGATAAGATCTTTAAAGCCATTATACAAAAAATCCCTCCTCCGGCTTCTTTTCCGGATGAAACCTTAAGAGCACTGATTTTCGACTCCGTCTACGATCCTTACAAAGGAGTCATTCTCTACGTCCGGCTCTTTTCCGGGAAAATCAAAAAGGGGGATAAAATTCTCCTCTTATCTACAAGCAAGACCTACGAGGTTAAAGAAGTGGGGATATTTTGCCCGAAAATGGTTCCCGAAGAAGTATTGTACGAAGGTAATTCGGGATACATTATCGCCAATATCAAAAACCCTTCGGAAATTAAAATCGGCGACACGATAACTTGGGAAGTCGGAGGAACAACCTCTCCTCTCCCGGGCTTTCAAGAAATATCACCTATGGTTTTTAGCGGGATTTATCCCTTAAATTCTTCTGAATTTGAAAAACTAAAGAATGCTATTCAAAAACTACAGATCAACGATCCGGCCATCACGATTAGCCAAGAAAGTTCCGTTGCCCTAGGATCGGGTTTCCGTTGTGGTTTTTTAGGCCTTCTCCACATGGAAATCGTCCAAGAAAGGCTGAGAAGAGAATATGGAGTGGACATCCTCACGACTTATCCCAGTGTCGTTTATAAAGTGACTTTGCGTTCCGGTGAAATTATCGAAGTGGATAACCCTGCCAAGCTTCCCGATCCATCGACCATCGAACATATTGCTGAACCCTATGTCCAAGCCTACCTCATCGTTCCTTCTGAAAATATAGGTGAAATTATGCAACTGATCTCAGAAAAAAGGGGGAGTTGTGAAACGACCGAAACCCTGGATCAAAACAAGGTCATTATGCATTGTCTTTTCCCTTTGAACGAGATCCTTGTGGATTTTAACGACAAGCTCAAATCGATCACCCATGGGTACGGATCGATGGATTACAAACCCGCCGACTACCGGATAAGCGACCTTGTAAAACTCGATATACTTGTGAACGGAGAACCCATAGAAGCCCTTAGCTGTATAGTCCATTCTTCAAAAGCAGAGTCGCGAGGCAGGTCGATCATCCAGAAGTTGAAAGAAAGCATTCCCCGGCATTTGTTTAAAATTGCCCTTCAAGCGGCCGTAGGAAGCAAAATTTTAGCTAGAGAAGACATAGGAGCTATTGGCAAAAATGTCACCGCAAAGTGCTATGGAGGGGATATTACAAGAAAAAGGAAACTTTTGGAAAAACAAAAAGAGGGCAAAAAAAGGATGAAAACATTTGGAAAAGTGGATATTCCCCAAGAAGCCTTCCTGGAAATTCTTAAAACGGATACTAAACAACTATGA
- a CDS encoding aldo/keto reductase, whose translation MDYIQLAAIDKKVSRIGLGTWVMGGWMWGGADEQEAIETIVKAVEWGINIIDTAPIYGFGKAEEIVGKSLKLLGKSHPFVIATKFGLEWNERGEIRRNSSPARIRQEIEASLSRLKLSTIDLYQVHWPDEKVPFEETAYTLLKLREEGKIRAIGVSNFSPKQMELFKRGAPLHTNQPPYNLFEREAEKDVLPYCREHGIATLCYGVLCRGLLTGKFNQNTTFPEGDLRRLDPKFQGANFSRYLEAVEKLKPIASHYGKSLAQFAAGWALGQPGVSIVLWGARHPNQIKEALGSTGWTISQEDLQQVELILTQTIPQPIGPEFMAPLKN comes from the coding sequence ATGGATTACATACAGTTAGCTGCAATAGACAAAAAAGTTTCCCGCATCGGTCTTGGAACATGGGTCATGGGGGGATGGATGTGGGGAGGAGCGGATGAACAAGAGGCTATAGAAACGATCGTTAAAGCTGTCGAGTGGGGGATCAACATCATCGATACAGCCCCCATTTATGGATTTGGAAAGGCTGAAGAAATAGTCGGCAAATCCCTCAAACTTCTTGGAAAATCCCATCCTTTTGTTATTGCTACCAAGTTTGGTCTTGAATGGAATGAACGTGGAGAAATAAGACGTAATAGTTCACCGGCACGAATCAGGCAGGAAATCGAAGCCAGTCTATCAAGACTAAAACTGTCTACCATAGATCTTTACCAAGTCCATTGGCCTGATGAAAAAGTCCCTTTTGAAGAAACAGCTTATACCCTTCTAAAATTAAGAGAAGAAGGCAAGATTCGTGCAATCGGCGTCAGCAATTTTTCTCCAAAGCAGATGGAACTTTTTAAAAGAGGAGCACCCCTCCACACCAACCAACCTCCTTACAACTTGTTTGAAAGGGAAGCTGAAAAAGATGTCCTTCCCTATTGTAGAGAGCATGGTATTGCTACCCTCTGCTATGGGGTTCTCTGTCGGGGACTTCTCACGGGGAAATTCAATCAAAATACGACCTTTCCGGAAGGAGACTTAAGGAGATTGGATCCTAAATTCCAAGGAGCAAATTTTAGCCGCTACCTGGAGGCTGTAGAAAAACTCAAGCCTATTGCTTCCCATTATGGAAAATCCTTAGCGCAGTTTGCTGCAGGGTGGGCGCTTGGACAACCTGGGGTTTCCATCGTGCTCTGGGGGGCACGCCATCCCAATCAAATCAAGGAAGCTTTAGGTTCGACGGGATGGACGATAAGCCAAGAGGATCTTCAACAGGTAGAACTCATCCTTACCCAAACTATTCCCCAACCTATTGGTCCCGAATTCATGGCTCCCTTAAAAAATTAA
- a CDS encoding lysophospholipid acyltransferase family protein encodes MPSMSLASSMITEARKWMRGSFSPAVATAFIRGWAYTLSYELHDPWKIVHSPPATPLIFSFWHNRILLMPYLYRKYFPKRKLIALVSRSNDGKFLSRVLGQFNLIPAEGSSSKKGASAFKAAIQAAKKEGYDIAVTPDGPRGPCYFFQEGVIHLSRLSGLPIVPVSYQLESKIELKSWDKFQIPIPFSRCRIFVGPLFSVPKSLSENEMSFLKKELSAALSR; translated from the coding sequence ATGCCTTCAATGTCCTTAGCCTCTTCCATGATAACTGAAGCAAGAAAATGGATGCGAGGAAGTTTTTCTCCGGCGGTGGCAACAGCGTTCATTCGGGGCTGGGCCTACACGCTTTCTTACGAACTTCACGACCCCTGGAAAATCGTCCATTCGCCTCCTGCAACCCCCCTTATCTTCTCTTTTTGGCATAACCGTATTCTTCTTATGCCCTATTTGTATAGAAAGTATTTTCCAAAAAGAAAGCTGATTGCTCTTGTGAGCAGGAGCAACGACGGCAAATTTCTCAGTCGTGTTCTCGGTCAATTCAACCTCATTCCCGCCGAAGGATCATCTTCAAAAAAAGGAGCTTCAGCCTTTAAAGCTGCCATACAAGCAGCAAAGAAAGAAGGCTATGATATAGCGGTGACTCCTGACGGACCCAGGGGCCCTTGTTATTTTTTCCAAGAAGGGGTCATTCATCTCAGCCGACTTTCTGGACTGCCGATTGTTCCGGTAAGCTATCAACTGGAAAGCAAGATAGAACTCAAAAGTTGGGATAAGTTTCAAATCCCTATTCCCTTTAGTCGATGTAGAATTTTTGTTGGTCCTTTGTTTTCGGTACCTAAGAGTCTATCTGAAAACGAAATGTCTTTTCTCAAAAAGGAACTGTCAGCCGCCCTTTCCCGGTGA
- a CDS encoding hemolysin family protein — protein MHDWLEISWKPLLIVFLILANGFFVAAEFAIVKVRITELKLLLKSKDWRLPLALKIVQNPPLFLSATQLGITLSSLGLGWIAEPTVAGWIKVLFLKIGLSHPLTLNSLSYFLALCLITFFSIALGELAPKFLALQYARRIILFSSPILSLIFLLFYPAIAILNGSANLALKLLGFELPESSARFGQGVSMEELQQIILHSSHAHPFDELINSIMIKALRLKKTTAEQVMIPKERVVVLWLNESIQENLKIAQKSGYSRFPVCDREIDNLVGMVLLQELLWQYIALGDQTKLSALLRPALIFTPSTPLPVMLEKFRKARTHLAIVKDKNEKVIGVVSFEDVLEELVGDIRDEFDIEKGPIYELSKDYAIVDGDLPVRDLANETNWPLPTDTTQTVSEWCFEKIKRQPKKAELFTIDGFQIVVEDVSPQKIRRVKLIRIHKPAEEEIFFEGHP, from the coding sequence ATGCACGATTGGCTCGAAATAAGTTGGAAACCCTTGCTCATCGTTTTCCTCATTCTTGCTAACGGGTTTTTCGTTGCTGCGGAATTCGCCATTGTAAAAGTAAGAATAACCGAACTCAAACTCCTTTTAAAATCAAAAGATTGGCGTCTTCCCCTCGCTTTGAAAATCGTTCAAAACCCTCCCCTTTTTCTATCCGCTACCCAATTGGGCATTACCCTTTCAAGTTTGGGTCTAGGATGGATTGCCGAACCTACCGTTGCAGGATGGATCAAAGTGCTCTTTTTAAAGATCGGCTTATCCCACCCCCTCACTCTCAATTCCCTTTCCTACTTTTTAGCTCTTTGTTTAATCACTTTCTTTTCCATAGCCCTAGGAGAACTCGCTCCAAAATTCCTGGCCCTTCAATATGCCCGAAGGATCATTCTTTTCTCAAGCCCCATTCTTTCCTTGATATTTCTCTTGTTTTACCCGGCAATAGCCATTCTCAACGGTTCTGCCAACTTGGCCCTCAAACTTCTCGGTTTTGAACTTCCCGAGTCTTCAGCTCGCTTTGGCCAGGGTGTTTCAATGGAAGAACTCCAGCAGATCATCCTGCATTCCTCCCATGCCCATCCCTTTGATGAGCTGATCAACAGCATCATGATCAAAGCCTTACGTTTGAAAAAAACAACGGCTGAGCAAGTGATGATCCCTAAAGAAAGGGTTGTCGTTCTCTGGCTAAACGAATCCATCCAAGAAAATCTCAAGATTGCCCAAAAATCGGGATATAGCCGTTTCCCTGTCTGTGACAGGGAGATCGACAATCTTGTTGGAATGGTTCTTCTTCAAGAACTTCTATGGCAATATATAGCTTTAGGAGACCAGACAAAACTTTCCGCTCTCCTCCGGCCCGCCCTTATTTTTACTCCCTCCACGCCTCTTCCTGTAATGCTCGAAAAATTTCGCAAGGCCAGGACGCACCTGGCCATTGTTAAGGACAAAAATGAAAAGGTGATCGGAGTGGTTAGTTTTGAAGATGTACTCGAAGAATTAGTCGGCGATATTCGCGACGAATTCGACATCGAAAAAGGCCCTATTTATGAACTTTCAAAGGACTACGCCATCGTCGATGGAGATCTTCCTGTGAGAGACCTGGCCAACGAGACAAACTGGCCTCTGCCTACAGACACCACACAAACCGTTTCGGAGTGGTGTTTCGAAAAGATAAAAAGGCAACCCAAGAAAGCAGAACTTTTCACAATAGACGGATTTCAAATCGTTGTCGAAGATGTCAGCCCCCAAAAGATAAGAAGAGTAAAGCTGATCAGGATACACAAGCCCGCCGAAGAGGAAATCTTCTTTGAAGGCCATCCCTAA
- a CDS encoding bifunctional folylpolyglutamate synthase/dihydrofolate synthase, giving the protein MNDSFAEENLYRQALNFLGQARKVGMKLGLQNVQRLAMEMGNPHENLNFIHIAGTNGKGSTAAFIASALQASGLKTGLFSSPHLVTIRERIQVNGKPITKIQFSRWVLEIQGKIQKIRQLKEDFTCTFFEIMAIAAILEFSRSKVDWVVWETGLGGRLDATNFVIPRLSVITNIDYDHTQFLGETLEEIAAEKAGIIKEGVPVVVGNLSHGALEVVKKCAARVGAPVVEVFRSVSLKSIKLDYKEHWVEIAGFPFCLGLTGYHQLENAACAFVSLKLLFSKEDPLDIKSIQQGFRAVDWPGRFQLLWEKPLCIVDGAHNVGAVVQLVANWEKIFGDEPYHLVFGVLKDKNFALMADVLKRKAQEVTLIKPPTVRGLEPQKLFPFFGDVKLRVCSCWSDFKLSLDRTSLPILVTGSLYLIGHVLVEECGGKEEYRWNELLDG; this is encoded by the coding sequence ATGAATGATTCTTTTGCTGAAGAGAACCTGTACCGCCAAGCTCTGAACTTTCTTGGACAAGCAAGAAAAGTAGGAATGAAACTGGGCTTGCAAAACGTTCAAAGGCTTGCCATGGAAATGGGCAATCCCCATGAAAACTTGAATTTTATTCATATCGCCGGGACAAACGGTAAAGGCTCCACAGCCGCTTTCATTGCGTCTGCATTACAAGCCAGCGGGCTAAAAACAGGTCTTTTTAGTTCTCCTCATCTCGTTACCATAAGGGAAAGAATACAGGTTAATGGAAAACCCATCACCAAGATACAATTTAGTCGTTGGGTATTGGAAATTCAAGGAAAGATTCAAAAGATCAGGCAGCTTAAAGAGGATTTTACCTGTACATTTTTTGAGATCATGGCCATAGCGGCTATTCTTGAATTTTCAAGAAGTAAAGTCGATTGGGTAGTTTGGGAAACAGGATTAGGAGGCCGGTTAGACGCTACCAATTTTGTCATTCCAAGGCTTTCGGTCATCACCAATATTGATTATGACCATACCCAGTTCCTGGGAGAAACCCTGGAAGAGATAGCTGCTGAAAAAGCCGGGATTATCAAGGAGGGTGTACCCGTAGTCGTTGGAAATTTAAGTCATGGAGCGTTGGAAGTGGTCAAAAAATGTGCGGCTAGGGTAGGGGCACCGGTGGTCGAAGTCTTTCGATCCGTTTCCCTGAAGTCCATAAAATTAGATTACAAGGAGCATTGGGTTGAAATTGCAGGTTTTCCCTTTTGTTTGGGTTTGACAGGCTATCACCAGCTTGAAAATGCCGCTTGTGCTTTTGTCTCCCTTAAGCTTCTGTTTTCCAAAGAAGACCCTTTAGATATAAAAAGCATTCAGCAGGGTTTCCGGGCGGTTGATTGGCCGGGTCGGTTTCAACTTCTTTGGGAAAAGCCTCTTTGTATTGTTGATGGTGCGCATAACGTCGGAGCTGTTGTTCAACTTGTAGCGAATTGGGAAAAAATTTTTGGAGATGAACCTTATCATTTAGTTTTCGGAGTATTGAAAGATAAAAACTTTGCCCTCATGGCTGACGTTCTCAAAAGAAAAGCCCAAGAGGTAACTTTGATCAAGCCGCCTACTGTAAGAGGTTTAGAACCCCAAAAGCTGTTTCCTTTTTTTGGCGACGTTAAACTCCGAGTATGTTCTTGTTGGAGTGATTTTAAGCTTTCCCTGGATAGGACTTCTCTCCCTATTCTGGTAACGGGTTCACTTTACTTGATTGGACACGTTTTGGTGGAAGAATGCGGAGGAAAAGAAGAATACAGGTGGAATGAACTCCTTGATGGATAG
- a CDS encoding HAD family hydrolase, translating into MSFFLKHKAKKKRPAIFFDLVGTLLDVAQPVGEVYCGILNEFGIESDPRVLQKHFNEVFNATKIRPKGTIPKDGQDKDFWMKLVRTVLEKSGINTDSFSFASYFEKLYSYYARKEAWLPYPEVFNALQRISELQFPLFVASNWDNRAKTVLRQWGMAHFFAGIYLSAELGVSKPMALFYESILLRTNSYWESLFFVEDDPQMQPPFYPGIYVYLLKRPEKNLFDFLYQLQRYGID; encoded by the coding sequence ATGAGCTTTTTCCTTAAACACAAAGCTAAAAAGAAAAGACCGGCCATATTTTTCGATCTGGTAGGCACACTCTTGGATGTGGCTCAACCTGTCGGTGAAGTCTATTGTGGAATTCTCAATGAATTTGGGATAGAAAGTGATCCTCGGGTGCTCCAAAAACACTTTAACGAAGTTTTTAATGCCACAAAAATTAGGCCCAAGGGGACAATCCCCAAGGACGGACAGGATAAAGATTTTTGGATGAAACTGGTCCGAACCGTCCTTGAGAAAAGTGGAATAAACACGGACAGCTTTTCTTTTGCTTCTTATTTTGAAAAACTTTATTCTTATTATGCTAGAAAAGAAGCGTGGCTTCCCTATCCAGAGGTTTTCAATGCCCTTCAAAGAATCTCTGAGCTGCAATTTCCCCTCTTTGTAGCGTCCAACTGGGATAATCGTGCTAAAACAGTGCTTCGACAGTGGGGAATGGCCCACTTTTTTGCAGGCATCTATTTATCGGCTGAATTAGGGGTATCAAAGCCCATGGCCCTGTTTTATGAAAGCATACTTTTAAGAACAAACAGCTATTGGGAATCTTTGTTTTTCGTGGAAGATGATCCCCAGATGCAACCTCCTTTTTATCCGGGGATTTATGTTTATCTTTTAAAAAGACCGGAAAAAAACCTTTTTGATTTCTTGTACCAATTACAGCGTTACGGGATCGATTAA
- a CDS encoding succinate dehydrogenase cytochrome b subunit: MQLPSRSYSTIGLKIVMGLSGLILFLFLVVHMLGNWQVFLPPYYMNTYAYFLKSKPLLLWTIRLFLLLTLVVHVYTAIRLWRINRNARPFPYALMLPNQASFESRTMIFSGFVILLFILFHLYHFSFKAPPFGYFKNFLYVFEKSKESIPDVRAMVIAGFQNPWVTFFYVFSLTLLFLHLRHALESFLNSLGFVNSRSLPWEKIVAHAFALVLYGGFVVVPLAIFFKLVH, translated from the coding sequence ATGCAATTACCGTCTCGATCTTATTCAACAATTGGATTGAAAATTGTCATGGGCCTGAGCGGTCTTATCTTATTTCTTTTTCTTGTTGTGCACATGCTCGGTAATTGGCAGGTGTTTCTTCCTCCTTACTACATGAACACTTATGCTTATTTTTTAAAATCGAAACCCCTCTTGCTGTGGACTATTCGGCTGTTTCTTCTTCTGACCCTGGTTGTTCATGTCTACACGGCGATAAGGCTGTGGAGAATCAACCGCAATGCTAGACCCTTTCCTTATGCTCTCATGCTCCCTAATCAAGCGAGTTTTGAATCGCGAACCATGATCTTTTCCGGCTTTGTTATATTACTTTTTATCTTGTTTCATCTTTATCACTTTAGCTTTAAAGCTCCTCCATTCGGGTATTTTAAAAATTTTCTCTATGTTTTTGAAAAATCCAAAGAATCGATCCCCGATGTTCGGGCGATGGTCATCGCCGGATTCCAAAATCCATGGGTGACTTTCTTTTATGTTTTCTCCTTAACCCTCTTGTTTTTACATCTCAGGCATGCCCTGGAGAGTTTTCTGAATTCATTAGGCTTTGTCAATAGTCGCTCTCTTCCGTGGGAAAAAATCGTTGCTCATGCCTTTGCTTTGGTCTTGTATGGGGGCTTTGTTGTTGTGCCTTTGGCTATATTTTTTAAGTTAGTTCATTGA
- a CDS encoding fumarate reductase/succinate dehydrogenase flavoprotein subunit, whose protein sequence is MSIKPDHDERISLPDARIPSGPLSGKWQKHKNTVALVSPGNRQKYKVIVVGTGLAGAAAAATLGELGYQVESFCIQDSPRRAHSVAAQGGINAAKNYRNDCDSVYRLFYETIKGGDFRAREANVYRLAEISTSIIDHCVALGVPFAREYGGMLANRSFGGVQVSRTFYARGATGQQLLLAAYSALNRQLALGTVSIHPRTEILDIVIIEGHAKGVIARDLASGEISSYSADAVVLATGGYGNIYYLSTNGRGSNATAIWRAYKRGAAFANPCFTQIHPTCIPVSGDYQSKLTLMSESLRNDGRIWVPSKKGEQRSPSGIPEVDRDYFLERLYPAYGNLVPRDIASRAIKRICDEGYGVGPGGLGVYLDFSDTIRKKGIDYLRERYGNLFDIYKEITGENAYITPMRIYPAVHYVMGGLWVDYHLMSTIPGLFVIGEANFSDHGANRLGASALMQGLADGFFILPNTICDYLAKVGPWKISPDRTEFKSLEKEVMKRCKNLLERKGKKTASHFHKQLGQILWDKCGMVRNGPGLREALAQILELKEQFDKEIIVGGAEEGINQSLEYALRVADYFELAELMCRDALAREESCGCHFREEYQTPDGEGIRNDKDYAHVALWFYRGKTNNPLLVKEPLVYEEIHFAARSYK, encoded by the coding sequence ATGTCTATAAAGCCTGATCATGATGAAAGGATTTCCCTACCCGATGCGAGAATTCCTTCTGGTCCTTTGAGTGGGAAATGGCAGAAACATAAAAATACCGTTGCGCTCGTTTCTCCCGGTAATAGGCAAAAATACAAGGTTATCGTCGTGGGGACAGGCCTGGCCGGAGCGGCTGCGGCAGCAACTCTTGGAGAATTAGGATATCAGGTAGAATCATTCTGTATTCAAGATAGTCCAAGGCGAGCCCATAGTGTAGCCGCCCAAGGAGGGATCAACGCAGCCAAAAATTATCGAAACGATTGCGACAGCGTTTATAGGCTTTTTTACGAAACAATAAAGGGAGGAGATTTTAGGGCAAGAGAGGCTAATGTATACAGGCTTGCAGAAATCAGCACAAGCATCATCGATCATTGCGTGGCATTGGGTGTGCCCTTTGCCAGGGAATATGGGGGAATGCTCGCGAACCGGTCTTTTGGGGGAGTCCAGGTTTCAAGGACTTTTTATGCCCGGGGAGCCACGGGCCAACAGCTTCTTTTGGCGGCTTACAGTGCCCTCAACAGGCAACTAGCCTTGGGGACGGTTTCAATCCATCCCCGGACCGAAATATTGGATATCGTCATTATAGAAGGCCATGCCAAGGGGGTCATTGCAAGGGATCTTGCCAGTGGAGAAATTTCCTCTTATAGTGCTGATGCCGTTGTCCTGGCAACGGGGGGCTATGGAAATATCTATTACTTGTCCACGAATGGTCGGGGTTCTAATGCAACAGCCATATGGAGGGCATATAAAAGAGGAGCCGCTTTTGCCAATCCCTGTTTTACTCAAATTCATCCCACTTGTATCCCCGTTTCTGGAGATTACCAATCTAAGCTGACGTTGATGTCGGAGTCCCTGCGCAATGACGGGCGGATCTGGGTTCCTTCAAAGAAAGGAGAGCAGAGATCTCCGTCCGGTATCCCGGAGGTTGATCGAGACTATTTTCTCGAAAGGCTTTACCCTGCTTATGGTAATCTTGTTCCCCGCGACATTGCTTCAAGAGCGATAAAAAGAATTTGTGATGAAGGTTATGGTGTAGGTCCTGGAGGGTTGGGGGTCTATCTTGATTTTTCTGATACGATTCGGAAAAAGGGCATCGACTATCTTAGAGAACGCTATGGGAATCTTTTTGACATCTATAAAGAGATAACGGGAGAAAATGCTTACATTACTCCGATGAGAATCTATCCGGCGGTGCATTACGTGATGGGAGGGCTTTGGGTGGATTATCACTTGATGTCCACGATCCCGGGGTTGTTTGTTATTGGAGAGGCGAATTTTTCTGATCATGGAGCCAATAGGCTTGGGGCTAGCGCCCTGATGCAAGGGCTTGCCGATGGATTCTTTATTTTGCCTAATACGATTTGTGACTATTTGGCTAAAGTTGGTCCTTGGAAAATATCTCCGGATCGAACCGAATTTAAGTCCCTGGAAAAAGAAGTCATGAAGAGGTGTAAGAATCTTTTGGAAAGAAAGGGGAAAAAAACGGCAAGTCATTTCCATAAGCAGTTAGGACAAATTCTTTGGGACAAGTGCGGGATGGTTAGAAATGGTCCTGGGCTTAGAGAGGCCCTTGCCCAAATTTTAGAATTAAAAGAGCAGTTCGACAAAGAGATTATTGTAGGGGGAGCCGAAGAGGGAATCAATCAATCCCTGGAATATGCTTTGAGGGTTGCCGATTATTTTGAACTGGCGGAGTTGATGTGCAGGGATGCTTTAGCCAGAGAGGAATCTTGCGGGTGTCATTTTAGAGAAGAATACCAGACCCCAGATGGAGAGGGAATACGTAACGATAAAGACTATGCCCACGTTGCCCTATGGTTTTACAGAGGGAAAACAAACAATCCTTTATTGGTTAAAGAACCTCTTGTATACGAAGAAATCCACTTTGCAGCTCGAAGTTATAAATGA